A genomic window from Gemmatimonadaceae bacterium includes:
- a CDS encoding transposase — translation MPRSGPRQIYKYSKEFKLAAVRLSQMPGMQVKAVATALGIHPFMLSKWRKDVRDGTLRGRLPKAAPPGPAREIARLQQLEREHALLQEEHDLLKKAIRFCASRKRTSSPSSTPSARRTASRGSADASG, via the coding sequence ATGCCGCGGAGCGGTCCGCGCCAGATCTACAAGTACTCGAAGGAGTTCAAGCTCGCCGCCGTGCGCTTGAGCCAGATGCCCGGGATGCAGGTGAAGGCCGTGGCGACGGCGCTCGGGATCCATCCGTTCATGCTGTCGAAGTGGCGGAAGGACGTGCGCGACGGGACGTTGCGCGGCCGCCTGCCGAAGGCCGCGCCCCCGGGGCCGGCGCGCGAGATCGCCCGGCTGCAGCAGCTCGAGCGCGAGCACGCGCTGCTGCAGGAGGAGCACGACCTCCTAAAAAAAGCCATCCGGTTCTGCGCCTCCCGAAAGCGGACGTCTTCGCCTTCATCCACGCCGAGCGCGCGACGTACGGCGTCGCGCGGCTCTGCCGACGCTTCGGGGTGA
- a CDS encoding IS3 family transposase: MQDRTLLDQIRTLFTRHHGRYGSPRIHRALRDQGVCVSRRRVARLMREDGLRAKAVLGYRAKAGVHRFFAAQPNLVRRTTAPAIDRIWVADITYLKVGTAWRYLAVVMDQCSRRILAWTLQPRRDGRVTRDVVAAALRRRRPAAGLIFHSDRGSEYLAESLRTFLAAHGVRQSACSSGPGDNAHMESFFHSLKAEATRGRHFATDTELRTTLREYIRYYNTTRAHSALAYRSPIDFERRAA; encoded by the coding sequence GTGCAGGACCGGACCCTGCTGGACCAGATTCGTACGCTCTTCACGCGCCATCACGGCCGCTACGGGAGCCCGCGCATCCATCGGGCGCTGCGCGACCAGGGCGTGTGCGTGAGCCGGCGGCGCGTCGCGCGCCTCATGCGGGAAGACGGCCTGCGCGCCAAGGCCGTGCTCGGCTATCGCGCGAAGGCCGGCGTGCACCGCTTCTTCGCGGCGCAGCCGAATCTCGTGCGGCGGACGACCGCCCCCGCCATCGATCGCATCTGGGTCGCGGACATCACGTACCTCAAGGTCGGCACCGCGTGGCGCTATCTCGCCGTGGTGATGGACCAGTGCTCGCGCCGCATCCTCGCGTGGACGCTGCAGCCGCGGCGCGACGGCCGCGTCACGCGCGACGTGGTCGCGGCGGCGCTCCGGCGCCGCCGGCCCGCGGCCGGCCTCATCTTTCACTCCGATCGCGGCAGCGAGTACCTCGCCGAGTCGCTGCGCACGTTCCTCGCCGCGCACGGCGTGCGGCAGAGCGCGTGCAGCAGCGGGCCCGGCGACAACGCGCACATGGAGTCGTTCTTCCACTCGCTGAAGGCGGAGGCGACGCGCGGCCGGCACTTCGCGACCGACACCGAGCTCCGCACGACGCTCCGCGAGTACATCCGCTACTACAACACCACGCGGGCGCACTCGGCGCTCGCGTACCGCTCGCCGATTGACTTCGAACGGCGTGCGGCCTAA